One segment of Solanum lycopersicum chromosome 1, SLM_r2.1 DNA contains the following:
- the LOC101266161 gene encoding uncharacterized protein has translation MDDSMKQIQEKLIEVEIEGESLLLARQQLVENDRVRNGNREALTALRRRAKTTKSSIPTPFDSIMRNVESRPLVKEICSTCGNHDSKEKTWVMFPGTDVFANIPFHAAHTILEKDQTLLDYEANKLQSIVKEKSLWISDKGVLADTVSPGVLRSMVTLSDKPKTARNE, from the exons ATGGATGACTCGATGAAGCAAATACAAGAAAAGCTTATTGAGGTTGAAATCGAAGGTGAAAGTCTTCTATTAGCTCGGCAACAG TTAGTTGAAAATGATAGAGTGAGGAATGGGAACAGGGAAGCATTAACTGCACTAAGGAGGAGGGCTAAGACGACAAAAAGTAGCATTCCTACTCCTTTTGACTCAATAATGAGGAATGTTGAATCAAGACCGTTGGTGAAAGAGATTTGTTCAACGTGTGGTAATCATGATTCAAAGGAGAAGACTTGGGTCATGTTCCCAGGAACTGATGTATTTGCCAATATTCCTTTCCATGCTGCTCATACCATTCTGGAGAAAG ATCAAACTCTACTCGATTACGAAGCTAATAAACTTCAGAGCATTGTAAAGGAGAAGTCTTTATGGATATCAGATAAAGGAGTTCTTGCTGATACGGTTAGTCCAGGTGTCCTCAGATCTATGGTGACCTTAAGTGACAAACCAAA GACTGCACGGAATGAATGA
- the LOC101266759 gene encoding protein PARALOG OF AIPP2 → MVDLQKVCSMCGDVGFPEKLFRCCKCHQRYQHSYCSNYYSELSEGIEVCDWCQSEERNSSSRRGSSSRKPSAEGIMMSSSRSEYPGGDKIKQQNHDHHSHREESTAHDQKPKNNHGGAPSPRTPTRRYKLLKDVMC, encoded by the exons atggtgGATCTTCAGAAGGTATGTTCCATGTGCGGCGACGTTGGCTTCCCGGAAAAGCTCTTCCGCTGCTGCAAGTGCCACCAACGTTACCAACACTC GTATTGTAGCAATTATTATAGTGAATTGTCAGAGGGAATAGAGGTGTGTGACTggtgtcaaagtgaagaaagaAACAGCAGTTCAAGGCGTGGAAGTTCTTCCAGAAAACCATCAGCTGAAGGGATCATGATGAGCAGCAGCAGATCAGAATATCCAGGTGGCGACAAAATCAAACAGCAAAACCATGATCATCATAGTCATAGAGAAGAATCAACGGCTCATGATCAAAAACCAAAGAATAATCATGGTGGTGCACCATCGCCTCGTACGCCCACCCGTAGGTACAAACTTCTCAAGGATGTCATGtgttaa
- the cMDH gene encoding cytosolic malate dehydrogenase isoform X1 gives MAKQPTRVLVTGAAGQIGYALVPMIARGAMLGLDQPVIIHMLDIEPAAESLKGVKMELIDAAFPLLKDVVATTNVVEACKGVNVAVMVGGFPRKEGMERKDVMTKNVSIYKAQASALEQHAAPDCKVLVVANPANTNALILKEFAPSFPAKNITCLTRLDHNRALGQISEKLNVHVGDVKNVAIWGNHSSTQYPDVNHATVKTAAGEKPVRELVANDQWLNTEFITTVQQRGAAIIKARKLSSALSAASSACDHIHDWVLGTPKGTWVSMGVYSDGSYGIPAGLIYSFPVTCEKGEWSIVQGLKIDEFSRAKMDATAKELAEEKSLAYSCLN, from the exons atGGCAAAACAGCCCACTAGAGTTCTTGTCACTGGAGCTGCTG GTCAAATTGGCTATGCTCTTGTTCCTATGATCGCGAGAGGAGCCATGTTAGGCCTTGATCAACCTGTTATCATACACATGCTTGATATTGAACCAGCTGCTGAGTCCTTAAAAGGAGTGAAAATGGAATTGATTGATGCAGCTTTTCCTCTTCTCAAAG ATGTTGTTGCTACCACGAACGTTGTTGAAGCTTGTAAAGGCGTCAATGTTGCTGTTATGGTTGGTGGATTTCCGCGAAAAGAAGGGATGGAAAGAAAGGACGTGATGACGAAAAATGTTTCAATTTACAAAGCACAAGCCTCTGCCTTAGAACAGCATGCTGCCCCTGATTGCAAG GTTTTGGTTGTTGCTAATCCAGCAAACACTAATGCACTTATTTTGAAAGAATTTGCCCCTTCATTTCCAGCGAAAAACATCACTTGCCTAACAAGGCTTGATCACAACAGAGCTTTAGGTCAGATTTCGGAGAAACTAAACGTTCACGTTGGTGATGTGAAGAATGTGGCAATATGGGGAAATCACTCATCAACTCAGTATCCAGATGTGAATCATGCAACTGTGAAAACCGCTGCTGGAGAAAAGCCTGTCAGAGAACTTGTTGCTAATGATCAATG GTTGAACACGGAATTCATCACCACAGTGCAACAACGAGGAGCCGCTATCATAAAAGCTCGAAAGCTATCAAGTGCATTATCTGCAGCTAGCTCAGCTTGTGATCATATACATGATTGGGTTCTCGGCACTCCAAAG GGGACATGGGTTTCAATGGGGGTTTATTCTGATGGATCTTATGGCATTCCAGCTGGTTTAATTTACTCTTTCCCTGTTACTTGTGAAAAAGGAGAATGGTCAATTGTGCAAG GTCTAAAGATAGACGAGTTTTCAAGGGCCAAGATGGATGCAACCGCGAAGGAGTTGGCTGAGGAAAAATCCTTAGCGTATTCATGCCTAAACTGA
- the LOC101266455 gene encoding squamosa promoter-binding-like protein 8: MLDYEWENQSSFMFTSDQNTQEENDQNNNQFLDPQAHFPHITSYQHPQQQQQQQLQNPHFPQFQATPNNTHLISSMYDPRAYGVPYTQTHDTSMLSLQPTGGFMVVPKSEPQFGGGIHDFSSSSSRIGLNLGGRTYFASSSEDDFVNRLYRRTRAVDAGSVNSPKCQAEGCNADLTHAKHYHRRHKVCEFHSKASTVIAAGLTQRFCQQCSRFHVLSEFDNGKRSCRKRLADHNRRRRKNIQQENNKKQPQPSSKSPAESGAQSSTVTVAISPPRIPVDGFRQRTYQQVTTSSSFPMGD; the protein is encoded by the exons atgttGGACTATGAATGGGAAAATCAATCTAGTTTTATGTTTACAAGTGATCAAAACACTCAAgaagaaaatgaccaaaataacAATCAATTTTTGGATCCTCAAGCACATTTTCCTCATATAACAAGTTACCAACACCcgcagcagcagcaacaacaacaattacaaaATCCGCATTTTCCCCAATTTCAAGCAACACCAAATAACACCCATTTAATTAGCTCCATGTACGATCCACGCGCTTATGGCGTTCCGTACACGCAAACACACGACACATCCATGCTTTCTCTACAACCAACGGGTGGATTTATGGTAGTGCCGAAGAGCGAACCGCAATTTGGAGGCGGAATTCATGATTTTTCAAGTAGCAGTAGTCGGATTGGGTTGAATTTGGGCGGGAGAACTTATTTTGCTTCGTCATCGGAAGATGATTTTGTGAATCGGCTTTACCGGCGGACTCGCGCGGTTGACGCCGGTTCAGTGAACTCGCCCAAGTGTCAAGCTGAAGGGTGCAATGCCGATCTCACTCATGCAAAGCACTACCACCGACGGCACAAAGTGTGTGAGTTTCACTCCAAAGCCTCTACCGTTATCGCCGCCGGTTTGACTCAGCGTTTCTGCCAACAATGCAGCAG GTTTCATGTTCTGTCGGAATTTGATAACGGAAAAAGAAGTTGCCGGAAACGGTTAGCAGATCACAACCGGAGAAGAAGGAAGAATATTCAgcaagaaaacaacaaaaagcagcctcagccttcatcaa agTCTCCAGCAGAATCAGGAGCACAATCATCAACAGTGACAGTGGCCATATCACCACCAAGAATTCCAGTGGATGGATTTAGGCAAAGAACATACCAGCAAGTTacaacttcttcttcttttccaatgggtgactaa
- the cMDH gene encoding cytosolic malate dehydrogenase: MNIEKDPITVLVTGAAGQIGYALVPMIARGAMLGLDQPVIIHMLDIEPAAESLKGVKMELIDAAFPLLKDVVATTNVVEACKGVNVAVMVGGFPRKEGMERKDVMTKNVSIYKAQASALEQHAAPDCKVLVVANPANTNALILKEFAPSFPAKNITCLTRLDHNRALGQISEKLNVHVGDVKNVAIWGNHSSTQYPDVNHATVKTAAGEKPVRELVANDQWLNTEFITTVQQRGAAIIKARKLSSALSAASSACDHIHDWVLGTPKGTWVSMGVYSDGSYGIPAGLIYSFPVTCEKGEWSIVQGLKIDEFSRAKMDATAKELAEEKSLAYSCLN; the protein is encoded by the exons ATGAATATAGAAAAGGATCCCATTACAGTGCTTGTTACTGGTGCTGCAG GTCAAATTGGCTATGCTCTTGTTCCTATGATCGCGAGAGGAGCCATGTTAGGCCTTGATCAACCTGTTATCATACACATGCTTGATATTGAACCAGCTGCTGAGTCCTTAAAAGGAGTGAAAATGGAATTGATTGATGCAGCTTTTCCTCTTCTCAAAG ATGTTGTTGCTACCACGAACGTTGTTGAAGCTTGTAAAGGCGTCAATGTTGCTGTTATGGTTGGTGGATTTCCGCGAAAAGAAGGGATGGAAAGAAAGGACGTGATGACGAAAAATGTTTCAATTTACAAAGCACAAGCCTCTGCCTTAGAACAGCATGCTGCCCCTGATTGCAAG GTTTTGGTTGTTGCTAATCCAGCAAACACTAATGCACTTATTTTGAAAGAATTTGCCCCTTCATTTCCAGCGAAAAACATCACTTGCCTAACAAGGCTTGATCACAACAGAGCTTTAGGTCAGATTTCGGAGAAACTAAACGTTCACGTTGGTGATGTGAAGAATGTGGCAATATGGGGAAATCACTCATCAACTCAGTATCCAGATGTGAATCATGCAACTGTGAAAACCGCTGCTGGAGAAAAGCCTGTCAGAGAACTTGTTGCTAATGATCAATG GTTGAACACGGAATTCATCACCACAGTGCAACAACGAGGAGCCGCTATCATAAAAGCTCGAAAGCTATCAAGTGCATTATCTGCAGCTAGCTCAGCTTGTGATCATATACATGATTGGGTTCTCGGCACTCCAAAG GGGACATGGGTTTCAATGGGGGTTTATTCTGATGGATCTTATGGCATTCCAGCTGGTTTAATTTACTCTTTCCCTGTTACTTGTGAAAAAGGAGAATGGTCAATTGTGCAAG GTCTAAAGATAGACGAGTTTTCAAGGGCCAAGATGGATGCAACCGCGAAGGAGTTGGCTGAGGAAAAATCCTTAGCGTATTCATGCCTAAACTGA